A genomic stretch from Candidatus Hydrogenisulfobacillus filiaventi includes:
- a CDS encoding protein of unknown function (Evidence 5 : Unknown function), with amino-acid sequence MVGVSMRMEMAFRDTFRVAYKIVLPNFILMLPLGYLMVVTYRVGGWPLELLFVAPLAALRWVFALLVAVGKVYRNGIKALLAGIDARDRYTYGHSVRVSRYALLLARQLKLPEDLTESIVHSALLHDLGKLGMPDEVLYKPVRLNSEELKTVRRHPVQGSAILLQAQVFPCVKDGILHHHERWDGQGYPSGLRSEEIPLSARVIAVADAYDAMTTDRPYRKALTHEQAVEEIRRMAGIQFDPKVSEAFLAVADRVRQLAAHLARRGDPFPGDVVEDLGDPLDGLHPHPQSSN; translated from the coding sequence ATGGTTGGCGTGTCGATGCGTATGGAAATGGCGTTTCGTGATACGTTTCGTGTTGCCTACAAGATTGTGCTTCCCAACTTTATTCTAATGCTGCCATTGGGCTATCTGATGGTGGTCACTTACCGTGTGGGCGGCTGGCCGCTCGAGCTGCTGTTTGTGGCTCCCCTGGCCGCCCTGCGGTGGGTGTTTGCGCTGCTGGTGGCGGTGGGCAAGGTCTACCGCAACGGCATTAAGGCGCTCCTGGCGGGCATTGACGCCCGGGATCGCTATACCTACGGGCATTCGGTGCGGGTGTCGCGGTATGCGCTGCTGTTGGCCCGCCAGTTGAAGCTGCCCGAGGACCTGACCGAGTCCATCGTCCATTCCGCCCTCCTGCACGACCTCGGCAAGCTGGGGATGCCGGACGAGGTGCTGTACAAGCCGGTGCGGCTCAACAGCGAGGAGCTCAAGACGGTGCGCCGCCACCCGGTGCAGGGGAGCGCCATTCTGTTGCAGGCCCAGGTGTTCCCCTGTGTGAAGGACGGCATCCTCCATCATCACGAACGGTGGGACGGGCAGGGCTACCCCTCCGGTCTGCGCTCGGAGGAGATCCCGCTGTCCGCCCGGGTCATTGCGGTGGCCGACGCCTATGACGCCATGACCACCGATCGCCCTTACCGGAAGGCTTTGACCCATGAGCAGGCGGTAGAGGAGATCCGCCGCATGGCCGGGATCCAGTTCGACCCCAAGGTATCCGAGGCCTTCCTGGCGGTGGCCGACCGCGTGCGCCAGCTGGCCGCCCACCTGGCCCGGCGCGGGGATCCCTTCCCCGGCGACGTGGTGGAGGACCTGGGCGACCCCCTCGACGGCTTGCATCCGCACCCCCAATCTTCCAATTAA
- the secA gene encoding translocase binding subunit (ATPase) (Evidence 2a : Function from experimental evidences in other organisms; PubMedId : 9880811, 10074074, 10481054, 10559168, 10713435, 11021932, 12682299, 14621992, 16243836, 18923516, 23167435, 24592260, 26607006, 27336478; Product type e : enzyme) → MLKMLSAWLNRFSEREVRRYRSVVDDINRLEPEFQRLSDEALKAKTEEFRGRLDQGETLDELLPEAFAAVREAARRTLNMRHFDVQLIGGMVLHDGRIAEMKTGEGKTLVATLAAYLNALPGLGVHVVTVNDYLARRDANWMRPVYEALGLTVGVIQHDMEPPARREAYAADITYGTNNEFGFDYLRDNMVMRLDEMVQRELHYAIIDEVDSILIDEARTPLIISGQAEHSTELYYTFARIVNNLRPDVDYTVDEKMKAVAPTEAGIAKVERMLGVNNLYDANNLDLSHFLNQALRAKALMRRDRDYVVKDGEVIIVDEFTGRLMFGRRYSDGLHQAIEAKEGVKIEEETQTLATITFQNFFRMYRKLAGMTGTAITEEEEFRKIYGLDVIVVPTHRPMIRIDYPDVVYKTEAAKFRAVAREIEELYRQRRPVLVGTTSIEKSERLSAMLRERGIPHQVLNAKYHEKEAEIVAQAGQPGMVTIATNMAGRGTDIVLGPGVAEMGGLHIIGTERHESRRIDNQLRGRAGRQGDPGSSRFYLSLEDDFLRLFAAPTLSAIMDRLGVGEDEPIESPMLTRAIEGAQRKVEARNFDLRKTVLQYDDVMNLQREVVYKQRRDILTKAELREDVLAMMEAVVDDALGLYCPPSVHPEEWNTEGLIKALEEEFLPAGSLKAEDVAEMGREGLREFLVERGREAYAAKEAEIGAEAMRELERMVMLRVVDERWMEHLDAMDNLREGVGLRAYGQRDPLVEYKNEAYEMYQNMVGAIREEVVRILYHVQLQPQFNFELTEPLVTVTQEQHGNEVYDMTPPHLQVVAGGRQSAATAGPRQGGEAAPPAGRKRPGRNDPCWCGSGKKYKRCHGAIEQG, encoded by the coding sequence ATGCTGAAGATGTTGTCGGCGTGGCTGAACCGCTTCAGCGAGCGGGAGGTCCGGCGATACCGGAGTGTGGTCGATGACATCAACCGGCTGGAGCCCGAATTCCAGCGTCTCTCCGACGAGGCCTTGAAGGCCAAGACTGAAGAATTCCGGGGGCGGCTCGACCAGGGGGAGACACTGGACGAACTGCTGCCCGAAGCCTTCGCTGCAGTGCGGGAAGCGGCGCGGCGGACCCTCAATATGCGCCATTTCGACGTGCAGCTGATCGGGGGCATGGTGCTGCACGACGGGCGCATCGCCGAGATGAAGACCGGGGAAGGTAAGACCCTGGTCGCCACCTTGGCTGCCTACCTCAACGCCCTCCCGGGCCTGGGGGTCCACGTGGTGACCGTGAACGACTACCTGGCGCGCCGGGATGCCAACTGGATGCGGCCCGTCTACGAAGCGCTGGGCCTGACCGTGGGCGTCATCCAGCACGACATGGAACCGCCGGCCCGCCGGGAGGCCTATGCGGCCGACATCACCTACGGCACCAACAACGAATTCGGGTTTGACTACCTGCGGGACAACATGGTCATGCGCCTGGACGAAATGGTGCAGCGCGAGCTCCATTACGCCATCATCGACGAGGTGGACAGCATCCTCATCGACGAGGCCCGCACGCCGCTCATCATCTCCGGCCAGGCCGAGCACTCCACCGAACTCTACTACACCTTTGCCCGGATTGTGAACAATCTGCGCCCGGACGTGGACTACACCGTGGACGAGAAGATGAAGGCGGTGGCGCCGACCGAGGCCGGCATCGCCAAGGTGGAGCGCATGCTGGGCGTCAACAACCTGTACGATGCCAACAACCTGGACCTTTCCCACTTTTTGAACCAGGCCCTGCGCGCCAAGGCCCTCATGCGGCGGGACCGGGACTATGTGGTCAAGGACGGCGAGGTCATCATCGTCGACGAGTTCACGGGCCGGCTGATGTTCGGCCGCCGGTACTCGGACGGGCTCCATCAGGCGATTGAGGCCAAGGAAGGGGTCAAGATCGAGGAGGAGACCCAGACCCTGGCCACCATCACCTTCCAGAACTTCTTCCGGATGTACCGGAAGCTGGCCGGCATGACCGGCACCGCCATTACTGAGGAGGAGGAGTTCCGCAAGATCTACGGGCTGGATGTGATTGTGGTGCCCACCCACCGGCCCATGATCCGTATCGACTACCCGGATGTGGTCTACAAGACGGAAGCGGCCAAGTTCCGGGCGGTGGCGCGGGAGATCGAGGAGCTCTACCGGCAACGGCGGCCGGTGCTGGTCGGCACCACCTCCATCGAAAAGTCGGAGCGCCTGAGCGCCATGCTGCGGGAGCGGGGCATTCCCCATCAGGTGCTGAACGCCAAGTACCATGAGAAGGAGGCTGAAATCGTCGCCCAGGCCGGACAGCCGGGGATGGTCACCATCGCCACCAACATGGCCGGCCGTGGTACGGACATCGTGCTGGGCCCCGGGGTGGCGGAGATGGGAGGGCTCCACATCATCGGCACCGAGCGGCACGAGTCCCGCCGGATTGACAATCAGCTGCGCGGCCGTGCCGGCCGTCAGGGCGACCCCGGGTCCTCCCGCTTCTACCTGTCGCTGGAGGATGACTTCCTGCGCCTGTTCGCGGCGCCGACCCTGTCCGCCATCATGGACCGCCTGGGGGTAGGGGAGGACGAGCCCATCGAGAGCCCCATGCTCACCCGTGCCATTGAAGGGGCCCAGCGCAAGGTGGAGGCCCGCAACTTCGACCTCCGCAAGACGGTGCTGCAGTACGACGACGTCATGAACCTGCAGCGCGAGGTGGTCTACAAGCAGCGGCGGGACATCCTCACCAAGGCCGAGTTGCGCGAGGACGTGCTGGCCATGATGGAGGCGGTGGTGGATGACGCGCTCGGCCTCTACTGCCCGCCCAGCGTGCACCCGGAGGAATGGAACACGGAGGGGCTTATCAAGGCTCTGGAGGAGGAATTCCTGCCGGCTGGCAGCCTGAAAGCGGAGGACGTGGCGGAAATGGGCCGCGAGGGCCTGCGCGAGTTCCTGGTGGAACGCGGGCGGGAGGCCTATGCGGCCAAGGAGGCGGAGATCGGGGCGGAGGCCATGCGCGAGCTCGAACGCATGGTCATGCTGCGGGTGGTCGACGAGCGCTGGATGGAGCACCTGGACGCCATGGATAACCTGCGGGAGGGCGTCGGCCTGCGGGCCTACGGCCAGCGGGATCCGCTGGTGGAGTACAAGAACGAGGCCTATGAGATGTACCAGAACATGGTCGGCGCCATCCGGGAAGAGGTGGTCCGCATCCTCTACCATGTGCAGCTGCAGCCCCAATTCAACTTCGAGCTGACGGAGCCGCTGGTGACCGTCACCCAGGAGCAGCACGGCAACGAGGTGTACGACATGACCCCGCCCCACCTGCAGGTGGTGGCCGGCGGCCGTCAGAGTGCGGCTACCGCGGGCCCCCGCCAGGGGGGTGAGGCGGCCCCGCCCGCCGGCAGGAAGCGGCCGGGCCGCAACGATCCCTGCTGGTGCGGGAGCGGCAAGAAGTACAAGCGCTGCCATGGGGCCATTGAACAGGGCTAA
- the prfB gene encoding Peptide chain release factor 2 gives MAEAARYEAAMAAPDFWNDPAQAQRVGKALTQVKGPVEAFDAAEARVRDWVELAELAAAEGDEDTGQELLQEGRQLAAELRSMELGLILQGPYDHENAILTLHAGAGGTEAQDWVEMLLRMYLRWAERHGFKTTVLDQLPGEEAGLKSVSVLVSGPDAFGFLRAERGVHRLIRISPFDASGRRHTSFASVEVLPDLQNPETVEIRPEDLRVDTFRSSGAGGQHVNKTESAVRITHLPTGIVVSCQSERSQHSNRETAMRMLRARLAELKEREWEEHMARIRGQTMAIGWGSQIRTYVFQPTAAVRDHRTKLEIGNVQAVMDGEIDPFIEAYLQQEARESVAGGADAGGSR, from the coding sequence TTGGCGGAGGCGGCCCGCTACGAGGCGGCCATGGCCGCGCCCGACTTCTGGAACGACCCAGCCCAAGCCCAACGCGTCGGTAAGGCCCTGACCCAGGTCAAGGGGCCGGTGGAGGCCTTTGATGCGGCGGAAGCGCGGGTGCGCGACTGGGTCGAGCTGGCGGAGCTCGCGGCTGCCGAAGGTGATGAGGATACCGGGCAGGAACTCCTGCAGGAGGGCCGGCAGCTGGCAGCCGAGCTGCGGTCCATGGAGCTGGGCCTCATCCTGCAGGGACCCTACGACCATGAGAACGCCATCCTGACCCTGCACGCCGGTGCCGGTGGCACCGAAGCCCAGGATTGGGTGGAGATGCTGCTGCGGATGTACCTGCGCTGGGCCGAGCGGCACGGCTTCAAGACCACCGTGCTCGACCAGCTGCCGGGGGAGGAGGCCGGCCTCAAGAGCGTGAGCGTGCTGGTGAGCGGTCCCGACGCCTTCGGTTTTCTGCGCGCCGAGCGGGGGGTGCACCGTCTCATCCGCATTTCCCCCTTTGACGCCTCCGGGCGCCGGCACACCTCCTTCGCCTCGGTGGAGGTCCTGCCGGACCTGCAGAACCCGGAGACGGTGGAGATCCGGCCTGAGGACCTGCGGGTGGACACCTTCCGCTCCTCCGGGGCCGGCGGCCAGCACGTGAACAAGACCGAGTCCGCTGTGCGCATCACCCACCTGCCGACCGGCATTGTGGTCAGCTGCCAGTCCGAACGGTCCCAGCACTCCAACCGCGAGACGGCCATGCGCATGTTGCGCGCCCGCCTGGCGGAACTGAAGGAGCGGGAATGGGAGGAGCATATGGCCCGCATCCGGGGGCAGACCATGGCCATCGGCTGGGGGTCCCAGATCCGGACCTATGTGTTCCAGCCCACCGCGGCCGTGCGCGACCATCGCACCAAGCTCGAGATCGGCAACGTGCAGGCGGTGATGGACGGGGAGATCGATCCCTTCATTGAGGCTTATCTGCAGCAGGAGGCACGGGAGTCGGTGGCGGGCGGGGCCGACGCCGGCGGTAGCCGGTGA
- a CDS encoding conserved exported protein of unknown function (Evidence 4 : Unknown function but conserved in other organisms): MSRLLKAAIALVALLAVLQVGVPVLAARAVAAELARRGIPAARVQVTAFPFWMLAQGRFQDLRVAAPSARLGPVPVEGLTADWRNGQVAIRPLEAGNLVVQREGRLQVRFRLTGTGVADLLASSGVVRNPVVHIHDGILDVTGTLTLDGIALPLSTSGRLGLSPHGRHIVYQPANVDGLDLPVPTAITVLNVSSLGLPLALHLTGLVVGTGTVAVTLENRP; encoded by the coding sequence GTGAGCCGCCTGCTGAAGGCCGCCATCGCCTTGGTGGCGCTGCTGGCGGTGCTGCAGGTGGGGGTGCCGGTGCTGGCGGCGCGGGCGGTGGCGGCGGAGTTGGCGCGCCGCGGCATTCCCGCGGCCCGCGTGCAGGTCACCGCCTTCCCCTTCTGGATGCTGGCCCAGGGCCGCTTTCAGGACCTGCGGGTCGCCGCCCCTTCCGCCCGGCTGGGGCCGGTGCCGGTGGAGGGCCTGACTGCGGACTGGCGCAACGGGCAGGTGGCCATCCGGCCGCTGGAGGCGGGCAACCTGGTGGTGCAGCGGGAGGGACGGCTCCAGGTCCGGTTCCGCCTCACGGGGACGGGGGTGGCCGACCTCCTGGCCTCGAGCGGGGTGGTGCGCAACCCGGTGGTGCACATCCATGATGGGATCCTGGACGTCACCGGCACCCTAACCCTGGACGGGATCGCCCTTCCCCTCTCCACCAGCGGACGCCTGGGGCTGTCGCCGCATGGCCGCCACATTGTGTACCAGCCCGCCAACGTGGACGGCCTGGACCTCCCGGTTCCCACCGCCATTACCGTGCTCAACGTTTCCAGCCTGGGCCTGCCGCTGGCCCTGCATCTGACCGGCCTGGTGGTGGGCACGGGGACCGTGGCGGTGACGTTGGAGAACCGTCCATGA
- a CDS encoding YitT family protein — protein MTPTVAVRIPGWRVWGPFALIAAGTAVTALGIDVFYAPNRISDGGVAGVGIILLYLLHLPVWVTLTALNLPLLWLSHRLWGGRVGVRTVFGTLMLSLWVGVFASLHLPAVTHNTLLAAIYGGILSGTGLGLVFRSRGTTGGTDVLARFLSHVLPISMGQGLLAVDFVIISAYGLVFDPQAALYSLIALFLSTRAVDLVQEGIAYARAFTIISDRPDEIARAILSEMGRGLTRWAGEGAYTGQHKTILFVLVSRPEVTRLKELVYRVDPRAFVVVGTVHEVIGEGFRSPPAEE, from the coding sequence ATGACCCCTACGGTGGCGGTCCGCATCCCCGGCTGGCGGGTCTGGGGTCCCTTTGCCCTCATCGCCGCCGGCACGGCGGTTACCGCCCTCGGCATCGATGTGTTCTACGCTCCCAACCGTATCTCGGACGGCGGGGTGGCAGGCGTCGGCATCATCCTGTTGTACCTGCTGCACCTCCCTGTGTGGGTGACCCTGACCGCCCTCAATCTGCCCCTCTTGTGGCTGAGCCACCGGCTGTGGGGTGGCCGGGTGGGGGTCCGGACCGTGTTCGGCACCCTGATGCTGTCGTTGTGGGTGGGGGTCTTTGCCTCCCTGCACCTGCCGGCCGTCACCCACAACACCCTGCTGGCCGCCATCTACGGCGGCATCCTTTCCGGCACCGGCCTCGGCCTGGTCTTCCGGTCCCGGGGTACCACCGGGGGCACCGACGTGCTGGCGCGGTTCTTAAGCCACGTGCTGCCCATCAGCATGGGCCAGGGGCTGCTGGCGGTGGACTTCGTAATCATCAGCGCGTACGGGCTGGTGTTCGATCCCCAGGCCGCCCTCTACTCCCTGATCGCCCTCTTCCTGTCCACCCGCGCGGTGGACCTGGTGCAGGAGGGCATTGCCTATGCCCGCGCCTTTACCATCATCTCCGACCGGCCGGACGAGATCGCCCGCGCCATCCTTTCCGAGATGGGGCGCGGGCTGACGCGCTGGGCGGGAGAAGGGGCCTATACCGGCCAGCATAAGACCATCTTGTTTGTCCTGGTCAGCCGCCCAGAGGTGACCCGGCTCAAGGAACTGGTCTACCGGGTGGATCCCCGGGCCTTCGTGGTGGTGGGCACCGTGCACGAGGTCATTGGGGAAGGCTTCCGCAGCCCGCCCGCCGAGGAGTAG
- a CDS encoding protein of unknown function (Evidence 5 : Unknown function), translating to MAAGDMADHLPIPLEGYAPVWWIDRTPVLIPATVQPTAWQAWRWGETLAPLLGWAYDGTVIAVAKRLRRAEMTLPEGTVWAVDAASIPFLRVHVPQTHPPEAEEA from the coding sequence ATGGCAGCAGGAGATATGGCGGACCACCTGCCCATCCCCCTGGAGGGTTATGCGCCGGTGTGGTGGATCGACCGCACCCCGGTCCTGATCCCGGCCACCGTGCAGCCGACCGCCTGGCAGGCCTGGCGCTGGGGGGAGACCCTGGCCCCGCTGCTGGGCTGGGCGTATGACGGCACCGTGATCGCGGTGGCCAAGCGGCTGCGGCGGGCGGAGATGACCCTGCCGGAAGGCACGGTGTGGGCGGTCGACGCCGCCTCCATCCCCTTCCTGCGCGTGCATGTCCCCCAGACCCATCCACCGGAGGCGGAGGAGGCCTAG
- a CDS encoding HTH lysR-type domain-containing protein yields the protein MDLDDLRLLLRTAEEGSISRAARALAMSQPNASRRLQRLEREVGRPLLDRQTTPLVPTAAGLKLLAFARDTLQRWEALTESLAGPEGLTGELRLAASTAPSAGLVSRLAAAFLGAHPGVHIHLATLDSRAVEAAVVARHASLGFIGCRPRDPSLRYAAVADDEILLLVPDRPPFADLPDPLPRDRLAGLPLVVREEGSCTQKTAFEALERVGCAAGRFRVVLEVDSHPALLAAVASGAGAGFASAAALHEMPGQGIRALHVAGTNLSRHLYLIYDPAELRRDAVAAAFIAFALDSGRHTGG from the coding sequence ATGGACCTCGACGACCTCAGGCTGCTGCTGCGCACGGCGGAGGAGGGCAGCATCAGCCGCGCCGCCCGTGCCCTGGCCATGAGCCAGCCGAACGCCAGCCGCCGCCTGCAGCGCCTGGAACGGGAGGTGGGCCGGCCGCTGCTCGACCGTCAGACCACGCCCCTGGTGCCGACGGCTGCCGGCCTTAAGCTGCTGGCCTTCGCGCGGGACACCCTGCAACGGTGGGAGGCCCTCACCGAGAGCCTGGCCGGCCCGGAAGGGCTCACGGGGGAGCTGCGCCTGGCCGCCAGCACCGCGCCCAGCGCCGGGTTGGTGAGCCGGCTGGCCGCCGCCTTCCTGGGCGCGCACCCGGGGGTGCACATCCATCTGGCCACCCTGGATTCCCGGGCAGTGGAGGCGGCGGTGGTCGCCCGCCACGCCTCCCTGGGCTTTATCGGCTGCCGGCCGCGGGATCCCAGCCTGCGCTACGCCGCGGTGGCCGATGATGAGATCCTGCTGCTGGTCCCGGACCGGCCTCCCTTCGCGGACCTGCCGGACCCGTTGCCTCGGGATCGCCTGGCGGGCCTGCCGCTGGTGGTCCGAGAGGAAGGCTCCTGCACCCAGAAGACCGCCTTTGAGGCCCTGGAGCGCGTGGGATGCGCCGCCGGCCGTTTCCGGGTGGTGCTGGAGGTGGATTCCCATCCCGCGCTGCTGGCGGCGGTGGCCTCGGGCGCCGGTGCCGGTTTTGCCTCTGCGGCCGCCCTGCACGAAATGCCGGGACAGGGGATCCGCGCCCTGCACGTAGCGGGCACCAACCTGTCCCGGCATCTCTACCTCATCTACGACCCCGCCGAACTCCGGCGGGATGCGGTGGCCGCCGCCTTCATCGCCTTTGCCCTCGACAGCGGCCGTCACACCGGCGGCTAG
- the selD gene encoding Selenide, water dikinase has product MPVLGTDDRVLVGNETHDDAGVYRISDDVALVQTVDFFTPVVDDPEHFGRIAAANSLSDVYAMGGIPLTALNLLAVPEGVLPPATLGAMLRGGQAMITAAGAVLIGGHSIDDPEPKMGYAVTGTVHPDHVWRNSTAREGDLLYLTKPVGTGVVIKAIKDAVAEPAETEAVIAWMERLNRGARDLIVDTIRDPSACTDVTGFGLLGHALEMALGSGLTLAIRAEAVPLVEGSERQARADRFPAGSRDNLRYVEPYLLVERPVPDWRLGLLADAVTSGGLLFTVPEGRAPELEAEAARRGQPLFRIGRVERGKKPLVVR; this is encoded by the coding sequence ATGCCGGTGCTGGGCACCGACGATCGGGTGCTGGTCGGCAACGAGACCCATGACGATGCCGGGGTATACCGCATCTCGGACGACGTGGCCCTGGTGCAGACGGTGGACTTCTTCACCCCGGTGGTGGACGACCCCGAGCACTTCGGGCGCATTGCGGCCGCCAACTCCCTCTCCGACGTGTACGCCATGGGCGGGATTCCGCTCACCGCCCTCAATCTGCTGGCGGTGCCGGAAGGGGTGCTGCCGCCGGCTACGCTGGGGGCCATGCTGCGGGGCGGGCAGGCCATGATCACCGCGGCCGGGGCGGTATTGATCGGGGGCCACTCGATTGACGACCCCGAGCCCAAGATGGGGTACGCGGTGACCGGCACCGTTCACCCTGACCATGTGTGGCGCAACAGCACCGCCCGCGAAGGCGACCTCCTCTACCTCACCAAGCCGGTGGGGACCGGGGTGGTGATCAAGGCCATCAAGGACGCGGTGGCGGAACCGGCGGAGACGGAGGCGGTCATCGCCTGGATGGAGCGCCTCAACCGGGGGGCGCGCGACCTCATCGTCGACACCATCCGGGATCCGTCCGCCTGCACCGACGTCACCGGCTTCGGCCTGTTGGGGCATGCCCTGGAGATGGCGTTGGGGTCCGGCCTGACCCTGGCCATCCGGGCGGAGGCAGTGCCTCTGGTGGAGGGCAGCGAACGGCAGGCGCGGGCGGACCGCTTCCCCGCCGGCAGCCGCGACAACCTCCGCTATGTGGAGCCGTACCTGCTGGTGGAACGGCCGGTGCCGGACTGGCGGCTCGGACTGCTGGCCGACGCCGTCACCTCGGGCGGGCTGCTGTTTACCGTGCCGGAGGGCCGGGCGCCCGAACTGGAGGCAGAGGCGGCCCGGCGCGGGCAGCCGCTCTTCCGCATCGGCCGGGTGGAACGGGGCAAAAAGCCGCTGGTGGTCCGCTGA
- a CDS encoding putative GGDEF domain-containing protein (Evidence 3 : Putative function from multiple computational evidences): protein MRRRSALSAFWYFWWHLFVILCLAVGLATWLNVHVARSIFQQSLASRLDGRLAWIRDQWRNQARGEAAFVRVALPYTELSGPVIRPHASGLPVVYYRVDTTSGRILESTVPAMVGREGNPRNLALIRSRPRGYAIRRLPLEGRTALLVWWRPRRATWAASVPLAAILPYLGRYIVVRMLWGSLAILALMSLMAWWLSRRFVQGLAVLSRADPVPDRALPLREMQLAQVRLSQAVGQLHRQATHDLLTGALNRLGLERALEAYFAAPARPALFVLFDLDHFKDLNDRLGHEAGDAALRAVTEAVRGRLKEEDLVARLGGDEFVAVLLGAHLSERMRERVAGLFRAVPAAVPALGVSLGVVELPAEADSFAAAYRLADRRLYRAKEAGRHRLVDRQGLMVLDGEPGPAGTTGS, encoded by the coding sequence TTGCGGCGTCGGAGTGCCCTCAGTGCCTTCTGGTACTTCTGGTGGCACCTGTTCGTCATCCTTTGCCTGGCTGTGGGCCTCGCCACCTGGCTCAACGTGCATGTGGCCCGCAGCATCTTCCAGCAGTCCCTGGCCAGCCGCCTGGACGGCCGCTTGGCGTGGATCCGGGACCAGTGGCGGAACCAGGCCCGGGGCGAAGCCGCCTTCGTGCGGGTGGCCCTGCCTTACACCGAACTCTCCGGGCCTGTCATCCGCCCCCATGCCTCCGGCCTGCCGGTGGTCTACTACCGGGTCGACACCACCAGCGGCCGCATCCTGGAGAGCACCGTGCCGGCCATGGTCGGGCGGGAAGGCAACCCCCGCAACCTGGCCCTCATCCGCAGCCGGCCTCGCGGGTATGCCATCCGCCGCCTGCCCCTGGAGGGGCGGACCGCCCTGCTGGTGTGGTGGCGCCCCCGCCGCGCCACCTGGGCGGCGTCGGTGCCGCTGGCGGCCATCCTCCCTTATCTCGGCCGCTATATCGTGGTGCGGATGCTGTGGGGCAGCCTGGCCATCCTGGCCCTCATGAGCCTGATGGCCTGGTGGTTGAGCCGCCGCTTCGTGCAGGGCCTGGCGGTGCTGAGCCGGGCCGACCCCGTCCCGGACCGGGCCTTACCCCTGCGGGAGATGCAGCTGGCGCAGGTCCGCCTTTCCCAGGCGGTGGGGCAGCTGCACCGCCAGGCCACCCATGACCTGCTGACCGGGGCCCTGAACCGCCTGGGTCTGGAGCGGGCACTGGAGGCCTACTTCGCTGCCCCCGCCCGTCCGGCGCTGTTCGTGCTCTTCGACCTGGACCACTTCAAGGACCTCAACGACCGCCTGGGCCATGAGGCCGGGGACGCGGCCCTGCGGGCGGTGACGGAGGCGGTGCGGGGCCGCCTGAAGGAGGAGGACCTAGTGGCGCGGCTGGGCGGGGACGAATTTGTGGCCGTGCTGCTGGGGGCCCACCTCAGCGAGCGGATGCGGGAACGGGTGGCCGGCCTCTTCCGGGCGGTGCCGGCGGCGGTGCCCGCCCTGGGGGTGAGCCTGGGGGTGGTGGAGCTGCCCGCCGAGGCCGACAGTTTCGCGGCCGCCTACCGGCTGGCCGACCGCCGCCTGTACCGGGCCAAGGAAGCCGGCCGCCACCGCCTGGTCGACCGCCAGGGGCTGATGGTGTTGGACGGCGAGCCCGGACCCGCGGGGACCACCGGCAGCTGA
- a CDS encoding conserved protein of unknown function (Evidence 4 : Unknown function but conserved in other organisms), whose product MDAEAVMTRRVLAVQPGDTVRQALELLRTHTISGLAVVSAEGRPLGVITSGDVLRYIHRHAQRIYQLPLGLDVRTREETWQEERGRFLALPVERVMSRGVVTVSPETPLGRIAELMLSQNVRRVFVVREGRLAGVVTRSDVVRGLLRP is encoded by the coding sequence GTGGATGCGGAAGCGGTGATGACACGACGGGTCTTGGCGGTGCAGCCGGGGGATACCGTGCGCCAGGCGCTGGAGCTGCTGCGGACCCATACCATCAGCGGATTGGCGGTGGTCAGCGCGGAAGGCCGCCCCCTGGGGGTGATCACCAGCGGGGATGTGCTGCGCTACATCCACCGGCACGCCCAGCGCATCTACCAGCTGCCGCTGGGACTGGACGTCCGCACCCGCGAGGAGACCTGGCAGGAGGAGCGGGGCCGTTTCCTGGCCCTGCCGGTGGAACGGGTGATGAGCCGGGGGGTGGTGACGGTCTCCCCGGAAACCCCGTTGGGCCGGATTGCCGAACTGATGCTGAGTCAGAACGTCCGTCGCGTGTTCGTGGTGCGCGAGGGCCGGCTGGCGGGCGTGGTGACCCGCAGCGACGTGGTGCGCGGCCTTCTGCGGCCGTGA